Part of the Paludisphaera borealis genome, AAGCGGTCGTCGATGAACGAGAGCCGTCGGTTTTTACATTCCGAGGCGATCAAGCCTCCCCAATCTTGCTCATGAAACAGCCGCTGGCGGTCGTCCTGCGCGTCGAGGACGGCGACCGCATCCAGCGGCCATTTCGTCGGGTCGGGCGAACCGAGCGGGATTCTCGCCGCGATTAAAACGAGCAATCCGACTGCTAAAGCCCATGGCCAGGCGGACCGGCCGGGTCGTTCGGTCCAGTCGGTCTTGAGCGACGTGGCGAGGCCGTCGAGCAGGCCGGCCATGACCGGGGCGACGGCCAGCGCGAAGAACGGCGCATTGCGGATCGAAGTCAACGCCAGGTGCAGCCAGACCAGGACGTGGACGAGACTGTAGCGGTCGATCTTCCGATTCGAGAGCGCGGGCAGGGCGATGAGCGCAAGGACCGCCATCTCCAGGACCCGCGCCTCCGGCTGACCGAACGGCGCGGATTTGTACTCGTCGATCAGGCCCGTGACGCCGCTCGTGAAGAGAAGCCTGGCGACGTGCCGATGAAGATCAAGGCCGTAAGGATTCACGAGCGAGGCCAGGCAACACGCCGCGAACGCCAGCGCGTACCCCCCAACGGTCGCGCGGCTCGCTCCTCCGCCCGACACAGCGCGTCCGACCCCCGCGCAGGCGACGATCAGCGGCAGGGCGACGAATCCACCGTGCAGGTTGGCCAGGACCGCCGTGAGCACCGGAACCCACGCGATCGCCCAGCCCCCCTGTTCGTACTGTTTACGGCAGAGCCGGAATGTCAGGTAGACGAACGCAAGCGTGAAGACGTGGGGGCGGATCAAGAAATGGATGCAGCCGATCGCGGCCGAGAGCAGCGCGACGACGACGGCCGCGACCGCCGACGCTCCGCCCTGGATCAGATCGCGCGTCAGCGAGGCGTACACCCAGGCCAGCCCGAGCGCCGTGAGGGCCGCCGCGCACGACCAGCCGGCGTGATCGACGACGACTGCCAGCAGGACGTCGAAACCCCACGATTGGTCGACCCAGGGCTCTTGAGATCGTGTGAACGTCAGCGCGTCGCAGCGCGGGGCCGAGGCCGTCGCCAGGATGTCGCGGCCCAGCCTCAGATGCCAGTACGTCCCCGGGTCGTTAAACAGGGCGTGGCGTCCACCCGCCAGGACGAGAACCAAAACCATCGCGAACACCACGTCGCTCGGTCCCGGAACCAGCCGTCTGCCTTGAACCATGCGATGCGGCATGACGTACCGTGAGGAAGAGATTGGTCGATCGTTTGATGCGGCCCTTCGTTTCGAAGCATAGAACGCGGGCCGAAGGTCGAAGGCGGCCGATCCGATCGCCCGACCTACCCGAACGGCGTCCGGGGATGGCTTTCCCGCGCCTTGACGGCTATTCGAGTCGACTGAAAATCCGATATATTCAGGGTGGCGCGTCTCCCTTGCGTCTTGTTCCGCCTTTTGTCTCGCCAACAATCGTCATGAAGGCCTCGTTGTGAAAGCACCTCGCAGCGGCGTGAACCGTCGCGATCTTCTGCGGCTTCGGCGGATGGGCGCGGCGATATCGCAGCCGGCGGCCGGGCTCGGCGGCGGCGAGGGTGCCTCGGGCCTGCCGGATCTGGTGCGCGTTCATCGCCCGGGCATGGGCTCGTACTTCGAGATCCGCCTCGGCGCGAAGACGCCTGGCGCGGTCGAGCTGGCCACACGCGCGCTCGATCTCGTCGACCGGCTGGAAGCCCAGCTCACGGTGTATTCCGAAGATTCCGAGGTCAGCCGGCTGAATCAGACCGCCCACCTGGGGCCGTTGGCCGTCGAGCCGGGGCTGTTCGCGCTGCTTGAGCAAGCATGCGAGCTGAGCCGGTCGACCGGAGGGGCGTACGACGTGACGTCCGGGGCGTTGTCGGAAGCCTGGGGGTTCGTCCGAGGGCCGAAACGCGTGCCGACTCCCGAAGTTCTGGCCGAGGCGCGGTCGAGGACCGGCTGGCGGCAGTTGCGGCTCGACCGAAACGCCCGCACGGTCGCGTTCGACGCGCCGGGGCTGCGAATCAACCTGGGGAGCATCGGCAAGGGATACGCGATCGACCGCGCGGTCGACGTGATCCGGGCGCACTGGTTCCCGACGTCGGCCCTGGTTCACGGCGGCCAGTCGAGCGTGTTCGCCCTCGGCTCACCCCCGGGACGGTTCGCGGGGCGTTGGGAGATCGCCTTGCGAAACCCGTTCGTCCCCGACAGTCCGCTGGGGGTGCTCCGGCTCCGGAACCGGGCGCTCGGCACGTCGGGCGGGGCGTTCCAGCGGTTCGAGGTCGACGGCCGGTCGTATGGCCACATCCTCGATCCGCGGACCGGCGAGCCGGCCGACGGCCCGGCCAGCGTGACGGTGCTGGCGCCCACGTCGGCCGAGGCCGATGCGCTCTCGACGGCCCTGTTCCTGCTTGGCGCCGAGGCGGCTCGCGAGCTGGCCGCGCGGCGTCCGGAGATCGG contains:
- a CDS encoding FAD:protein FMN transferase, which produces MKAPRSGVNRRDLLRLRRMGAAISQPAAGLGGGEGASGLPDLVRVHRPGMGSYFEIRLGAKTPGAVELATRALDLVDRLEAQLTVYSEDSEVSRLNQTAHLGPLAVEPGLFALLEQACELSRSTGGAYDVTSGALSEAWGFVRGPKRVPTPEVLAEARSRTGWRQLRLDRNARTVAFDAPGLRINLGSIGKGYAIDRAVDVIRAHWFPTSALVHGGQSSVFALGSPPGRFAGRWEIALRNPFVPDSPLGVLRLRNRALGTSGGAFQRFEVDGRSYGHILDPRTGEPADGPASVTVLAPTSAEADALSTALFLLGAEAARELAARRPEIGVVIVEEGDADRSCRVMAFGLNEDDFTPA